The following coding sequences are from one Mycobacterium bourgelatii window:
- the pks2 gene encoding sulfolipid-1 biosynthesis phthioceranic/hydroxyphthioceranic acid synthase: METRVTPIAVIGMGCRLPGGINSPDQLWEAVLRGEDLVTEIPPDRWDADAYYDPEQGVPGKTVSRWGGFIDDVAGFDADFFGISEREALSIDPQHRLLLETAWEAIEHAGFDPATLAGSSTAVFTGLTHHDYMLLTKGAGGLASPYVVTGLNSSVASGRIAHTLGLQGPALTFDTACSSGLMAVHLACRNLHEGESDLALAGGCAVLLEPDGSVAASGQGMLSPTGRCHSFDAAADGFVRSEGCAVVLLKRLPDALADGDRILAVIRGTASNQDGRSETLTMPSEDAQVAVYRAALAAAGVAPETVGAIEAHGTGTPIGDPIEYRGLAQVYGTEGSTCAVGTVKGNMGHSESAAGAVGLIKAVLSLQHGLVPPVIGFTKLPDELAAIDTGLVVPQEVTPWPVTNGEGPRRMGVSSFGMSGTNVHAVLEEAPAQPITAGAPTESASPAELVFALSSSSADGLRLSAQRLAEWVEAHRDSVAPSDLAYTLARRRAHRPVRTLVPAAGLDELVNGLREIADGEAPFEAAVGKSDRGPVWVFSGQGSQWAAMGADLLASEPEFAATIAELEPLIAAESGFSVTEALTAPQTVTGIDKVQPSIFAIQVALAVAMEKTYGVVPGAVVGHSMGETAAAVVAGALSLQDGARVICRRSKLMSRIAGSGAMASVELPAKQVNSELMARGIDDVAVAVMASPNSTVIGGAADQVRDLVARWEQRDIMAREVAVDVASHSPQVDPILDDLADALADLQPMTPRVPYYTATLFDPRERPVCDADYWVDNLRNTVQFAAAIQAALDDGFRVFAELSPHPLLTHAVDQNARSLDMTVAALAAVRREQPLPHALRGFLADLHGAGAKVDFSVLCPAGQLVDAPLPAWSHRQLFIDAEGKEGRAHGASTITVHPLLGSHVRLVEEPERHVWQTDVGTAALQWLEDHQVHNVAALPGAAYCEMALAAASEVFGEGYEVWDVVFEQMLLLDEQTPITAVASVQAPGVVDFVVESQQDGEKTQHATASLRPAPDDAAPPAYDIEGLLALHPHSVKGAELRESFVERGVQHGPAFSGLATVHTAESGGNTVLGEVGLPASIRFQHAAYHVHPALLDACFQSVAAGVDSSGGLLLPLGVQQLRVYGPLRNAQYCYGRVTRADATGGEADIDVLDENGTVLLALRGLRMGTGTTEGAERDRVLSERLLTLEWQQRTLPDIDADEAGSWLLIDTSDGAEMLVATLTDALKSQGAECVNLQLPREADLEALRAQLRRAFRGVVILCGPRVSDSDEDALTLGREQVRHLVRLSREVAQLEGELPRLFVVTRQAQHARSDDQLNLDQLGLRGLIRVIGSEVPLMQPTQIDVDEHTQPELVAQQLLSGSPEGETAWRNGEWYVARLCPSPLLADERHTTIVDHEKDGIRLQVRTPGDLQSMELVACERVSPGPGQIEVAVAMSTVNFADVLIAFGKFPVVDDREPQPGMDFVGVVTAVGEGVTDHQVGDRVAGFSEGGCWRTYLTCNADLAIKLPPTLTDEQAIASATANATAWYGLHDLAGIKAGDKVLIHSATGGVGQAALAIARHAGAEIYATAGNPAKRQMLRDMGIEHVYDSRSVEFAEQIRRDTDGYGVDIVLNSLTGAAQRAGLELMAFGGRFVEIGKADVYGNTRLGLYPFRRGLTFFYLDLALMSVLQPERVRELLKTVFELTANGVLVAPQTTHYPLADAATAVRAMSNAEHTGKLLLDMPRTGRSSVVVPPEQFPVFRRDGAYIITGGVGGLGLFFASKMAAKGCGRLVLTARSAPNPKARQMIERLRRAGTDVVVELGSIAEPETAVRLVEAATATGLPLRGIVHSAAVVEDATLINITDDIIDRDWSPKAFGSYYLHQASIGQPLDWFCVFSSGAALLGSPGQGAYAAANSFVDAFAHWRRAQGLPITSLAWGAWAEVGRATFLAETGKQLMITPDEGIYAFEAILRYDRSYTGYIPIIGAPWLDDVVRRSPFGELFQSSGQSSRGPSKFRSELMTSPRDEWPARLRRLITEQVGVILRRSVDADRPFVEYGMDSLGMLEMRTHIETETGIRLSPKVIATHNTARALAEHLAETLAEEAGS, translated from the coding sequence ATGGAAACGCGTGTCACTCCCATTGCGGTCATCGGCATGGGATGCCGGCTGCCGGGGGGAATCAATTCTCCCGACCAGCTATGGGAGGCGGTGCTGCGCGGCGAGGACCTGGTCACCGAGATTCCGCCGGACCGTTGGGACGCCGACGCCTATTACGACCCCGAGCAGGGGGTGCCGGGCAAGACGGTGTCCCGGTGGGGTGGCTTCATCGACGACGTCGCGGGCTTCGACGCCGACTTCTTCGGGATCAGCGAGCGGGAGGCCCTCTCGATCGACCCCCAGCACCGACTGCTGCTCGAGACCGCCTGGGAAGCGATCGAGCATGCGGGTTTCGACCCGGCAACGCTGGCCGGCTCCTCGACGGCCGTTTTCACCGGCCTCACCCACCACGACTACATGCTGCTCACCAAGGGAGCGGGTGGTCTGGCCAGTCCGTACGTGGTGACCGGTCTGAACAGCAGCGTCGCGTCCGGGCGGATCGCCCACACGCTGGGTCTGCAAGGCCCGGCGTTGACGTTCGACACGGCGTGTTCGTCGGGCCTGATGGCGGTGCACCTGGCCTGCCGCAACCTGCACGAGGGGGAAAGCGACCTCGCGCTGGCCGGCGGTTGCGCGGTGCTGCTGGAGCCGGATGGCAGTGTGGCCGCCTCGGGACAGGGCATGCTTTCGCCGACGGGTCGCTGCCACTCGTTCGACGCCGCCGCAGACGGGTTTGTGCGCTCCGAAGGGTGCGCCGTGGTGCTGCTCAAGCGACTGCCGGATGCACTGGCCGACGGTGACCGGATACTTGCGGTGATCCGCGGCACGGCCAGCAATCAAGATGGTCGTTCGGAGACGCTCACCATGCCGTCGGAAGACGCGCAGGTCGCTGTCTACCGGGCGGCATTGGCGGCGGCGGGTGTGGCTCCCGAGACGGTCGGCGCCATCGAGGCGCACGGCACCGGCACCCCTATCGGCGACCCGATCGAGTACCGCGGCCTCGCGCAGGTCTACGGCACCGAAGGCAGCACGTGTGCGGTCGGCACGGTCAAAGGCAATATGGGGCACAGTGAATCCGCCGCCGGGGCGGTGGGGCTGATCAAGGCGGTCCTGTCGCTGCAACACGGCCTGGTGCCACCCGTCATCGGTTTCACCAAACTGCCGGATGAGCTTGCCGCGATCGACACGGGTTTGGTTGTGCCCCAAGAGGTTACGCCATGGCCGGTGACCAACGGGGAGGGACCGCGGCGGATGGGGGTGTCCTCCTTCGGCATGTCGGGCACCAACGTGCACGCCGTTCTAGAAGAAGCTCCCGCGCAACCGATTACGGCAGGCGCCCCCACCGAATCCGCCTCGCCGGCGGAGTTGGTGTTCGCGCTGTCGTCCAGTTCGGCCGACGGACTGCGCCTATCCGCACAGCGGCTCGCCGAGTGGGTGGAGGCTCACCGGGACAGCGTGGCGCCTTCCGATCTTGCCTACACGCTGGCGCGCCGGCGCGCCCACCGGCCGGTGCGCACGTTGGTGCCGGCCGCCGGCCTGGACGAGCTAGTCAACGGTCTGCGTGAGATCGCCGACGGCGAAGCGCCTTTCGAGGCGGCGGTGGGCAAGTCTGACCGGGGGCCGGTGTGGGTGTTCTCCGGTCAGGGCTCGCAGTGGGCGGCAATGGGCGCCGACTTGCTGGCGAGCGAACCGGAATTCGCCGCGACCATAGCCGAACTCGAGCCACTGATCGCCGCCGAATCGGGCTTCTCGGTGACCGAGGCGCTGACGGCGCCGCAGACGGTGACCGGCATCGACAAAGTGCAGCCAAGCATCTTCGCCATCCAGGTCGCCCTGGCGGTGGCCATGGAAAAGACCTACGGGGTGGTTCCGGGCGCGGTCGTCGGCCACTCGATGGGGGAGACCGCTGCGGCCGTCGTCGCCGGCGCGCTGTCGCTACAGGACGGGGCCCGCGTCATCTGCCGCCGTTCGAAACTGATGTCCCGCATCGCCGGGTCCGGCGCCATGGCGTCGGTGGAACTGCCTGCCAAGCAAGTGAATTCGGAGCTGATGGCCCGCGGCATCGATGACGTGGCCGTGGCTGTGATGGCATCACCCAACTCCACGGTGATCGGCGGAGCCGCCGATCAGGTGCGCGACCTCGTCGCCCGCTGGGAGCAACGGGACATCATGGCGCGCGAGGTCGCCGTGGACGTGGCATCCCATTCACCCCAGGTCGACCCGATCCTCGACGACCTGGCCGATGCGCTGGCCGACCTGCAACCGATGACGCCGCGCGTCCCGTACTACACCGCGACACTGTTCGACCCCCGCGAACGGCCGGTCTGCGATGCCGATTACTGGGTGGACAACCTGCGCAACACCGTGCAGTTCGCCGCGGCGATCCAGGCGGCGTTGGACGACGGATTCCGGGTGTTCGCCGAGCTGTCGCCCCACCCGCTGCTCACCCACGCCGTCGACCAGAACGCCCGCAGCCTGGACATGACGGTGGCCGCCCTGGCCGCTGTCCGGCGCGAACAACCGTTGCCGCACGCGCTGCGCGGCTTCCTGGCCGACCTGCACGGCGCGGGCGCCAAGGTCGACTTCTCGGTGCTGTGTCCCGCGGGCCAACTGGTGGATGCGCCGTTGCCGGCGTGGAGCCATCGCCAGTTGTTCATTGACGCCGAGGGCAAGGAAGGCAGGGCCCACGGGGCGTCCACCATTACCGTGCACCCGTTGCTGGGCTCGCACGTGCGCCTCGTCGAGGAGCCCGAGCGCCACGTGTGGCAGACCGACGTCGGTACCGCGGCGCTGCAGTGGCTGGAGGACCACCAGGTGCACAACGTGGCCGCCCTGCCCGGAGCCGCCTACTGCGAGATGGCGCTGGCGGCGGCTTCCGAGGTCTTCGGTGAGGGCTATGAGGTCTGGGACGTCGTCTTCGAGCAGATGCTGTTGCTCGACGAGCAGACTCCGATCACCGCCGTCGCGTCGGTGCAGGCGCCCGGCGTCGTCGACTTCGTCGTGGAATCCCAACAGGACGGGGAGAAGACCCAGCACGCGACCGCGTCGCTGCGCCCTGCCCCGGATGATGCTGCCCCGCCTGCCTACGACATCGAAGGGTTGCTGGCGTTGCATCCGCACAGCGTCAAGGGCGCAGAGCTGCGGGAGTCGTTCGTTGAACGCGGTGTGCAGCACGGTCCGGCGTTCAGCGGCCTGGCCACCGTCCATACCGCGGAATCCGGCGGCAACACGGTGCTGGGCGAGGTCGGACTGCCCGCCTCGATCCGTTTTCAGCATGCCGCCTACCACGTGCATCCGGCGTTGCTGGACGCGTGCTTCCAGTCCGTGGCCGCCGGCGTCGACAGCAGCGGCGGCTTGCTGTTGCCGCTCGGCGTGCAACAACTGCGGGTCTACGGTCCGCTGCGCAATGCCCAGTACTGCTATGGCCGAGTGACCCGCGCGGACGCGACGGGCGGCGAGGCCGACATCGATGTGCTGGACGAGAACGGCACCGTGCTGCTGGCCCTGCGCGGACTGCGCATGGGCACCGGGACCACCGAAGGCGCTGAACGCGACCGCGTGCTCAGCGAGCGACTGCTGACCCTCGAATGGCAACAGCGGACGCTGCCCGACATCGATGCCGACGAGGCCGGCTCCTGGCTGCTGATCGACACCTCCGACGGCGCCGAGATGTTGGTGGCCACGTTGACCGACGCGCTGAAATCTCAAGGCGCAGAATGTGTCAACCTGCAGCTGCCCCGCGAGGCCGACCTCGAAGCGCTGCGCGCACAGCTGCGGCGAGCCTTCCGGGGTGTGGTAATCCTTTGCGGCCCAAGGGTAAGCGACTCGGACGAAGACGCGCTGACGCTGGGGCGTGAGCAGGTGCGGCACCTCGTCCGGCTCAGTCGGGAAGTGGCCCAGTTGGAGGGCGAGCTGCCCCGTCTGTTCGTCGTCACGAGGCAAGCCCAGCATGCTCGCTCCGATGACCAACTGAACCTCGACCAACTTGGTCTACGCGGGCTGATCCGGGTGATCGGCAGCGAAGTGCCGCTGATGCAGCCCACCCAGATCGACGTGGACGAGCACACGCAGCCCGAGTTGGTGGCTCAGCAACTGCTGAGCGGATCGCCGGAGGGCGAGACCGCCTGGCGCAACGGCGAGTGGTACGTCGCGCGGTTGTGCCCGAGTCCGCTGCTGGCCGACGAACGCCACACCACCATCGTCGACCACGAGAAGGACGGCATTCGGCTGCAGGTACGCACGCCGGGCGATCTGCAGTCGATGGAACTCGTTGCGTGCGAACGCGTTTCACCCGGACCCGGCCAGATCGAGGTCGCCGTCGCGATGTCCACGGTCAACTTCGCCGACGTGCTCATTGCATTCGGCAAGTTCCCCGTTGTCGACGACCGCGAACCGCAGCCCGGGATGGACTTCGTCGGTGTGGTCACCGCGGTGGGGGAGGGCGTCACCGACCACCAGGTCGGTGACCGGGTGGCCGGCTTCTCCGAGGGCGGCTGCTGGCGCACCTATTTGACCTGCAACGCCGACCTCGCGATCAAGCTGCCGCCGACACTGACCGACGAGCAGGCGATAGCGTCGGCCACGGCGAACGCCACCGCCTGGTACGGGCTGCACGATCTGGCCGGCATCAAGGCCGGGGACAAGGTGCTGATTCACTCCGCCACCGGTGGTGTCGGCCAGGCGGCCCTGGCGATCGCACGCCATGCCGGCGCGGAAATCTACGCGACCGCCGGTAACCCCGCCAAGCGACAAATGTTGCGCGACATGGGTATTGAGCACGTCTACGACTCGCGCAGCGTCGAATTCGCCGAGCAGATCCGCCGCGACACCGACGGTTACGGCGTGGACATCGTGCTGAACTCGTTGACCGGTGCGGCCCAGCGTGCCGGGTTGGAGCTGATGGCCTTTGGTGGGCGGTTCGTCGAGATCGGCAAGGCCGACGTGTACGGCAACACCCGACTGGGGCTGTATCCCTTCCGCCGCGGTCTGACGTTCTTCTACCTCGACCTGGCGCTGATGTCGGTGCTGCAGCCCGAGCGGGTCCGCGAGTTGCTCAAGACGGTGTTCGAGTTGACCGCCAACGGCGTGCTGGTCGCACCGCAGACCACGCACTACCCGTTGGCGGACGCGGCCACTGCGGTTCGCGCGATGAGCAACGCCGAGCACACCGGCAAGCTGCTCCTGGACATGCCGCGCACCGGACGTAGCAGCGTGGTCGTGCCGCCGGAGCAATTCCCCGTGTTCCGCCGCGACGGCGCGTACATCATCACCGGCGGCGTGGGCGGGCTCGGCCTCTTCTTCGCCTCGAAGATGGCGGCGAAGGGTTGCGGACGGCTGGTGCTGACGGCGCGTTCGGCGCCCAACCCCAAAGCCCGACAGATGATCGAACGCTTGCGTCGAGCCGGCACGGACGTCGTGGTGGAACTCGGCAGCATCGCCGAACCCGAGACCGCGGTTCGCCTGGTGGAGGCGGCGACCGCCACCGGGCTGCCGTTGCGCGGCATTGTGCACTCGGCGGCCGTCGTGGAGGACGCCACGCTGATCAACATCACCGATGACATCATCGACCGGGACTGGTCACCAAAGGCTTTCGGGTCCTACTACCTGCACCAGGCGTCGATCGGGCAGCCGTTGGACTGGTTCTGCGTGTTCTCCTCGGGCGCGGCCTTGCTGGGGTCACCCGGTCAGGGTGCCTACGCGGCGGCCAACAGCTTCGTCGATGCGTTCGCGCACTGGCGTCGCGCGCAGGGTCTGCCGATCACCTCGCTGGCCTGGGGCGCATGGGCTGAGGTCGGTCGCGCCACGTTCCTGGCCGAAACCGGCAAGCAGCTCATGATCACACCCGACGAAGGCATCTACGCGTTCGAGGCGATCCTGCGCTATGACCGCTCCTACACCGGGTACATCCCGATCATCGGGGCGCCGTGGCTCGACGACGTCGTTCGGCGCAGCCCGTTCGGCGAGTTGTTCCAGTCCAGCGGTCAAAGCTCGCGCGGCCCAAGTAAATTCCGCTCCGAGCTGATGACGTCGCCGCGCGACGAATGGCCCGCACGGTTGCGGCGCCTGATCACCGAACAGGTGGGGGTGATCCTGCGCCGCAGCGTCGATGCTGACCGGCCCTTCGTCGAGTACGGAATGGACTCACTCGGCATGCTGGAGATGCGCACTCACATCGAGACCGAGACGGGGATACGGTTGAGCCCCAAGGTGATTGCTACGCACAACACCGCACGTGCCCTCGCCGAGCACCTGGCCGAGACCCTGGCCGAGGAGGCGGGCTCCTAA
- a CDS encoding phthiocerol/phthiodiolone dimycocerosyl transferase → MFPGSVIRKLAKSEEAFAEYEVFTAVTVQLRGRVDVDALSDAFDALVEAHPVLSSHLEPNPDGGWNLVGDDMMHAGITVVDGKSTGGEIRLDQTVSLLHLRLKLGEGASELTIYLHHSIADGHHGAGLFDELFSRYTDIVATGDPGPIDPQPAPLSLEAMLEKRGVKKLGLTGVERFLPVMYAYDLPPSVKPTLVATPGAPQPVPVTRVRFTEQETTDLIEFCQQNRVSVNTVVAAAILMTEWKLRKTPHVPIPYVYPVDLRYFLNPPVAPTEATNLVGVATYLAEIGPDTDIVDLAADIGATFRSDIAEGLVQQSGLNFGAAFEGTPPGLPPLVFCTDVSALPTVRTPEGVVLENFEGQFFCSITVPLDFYGCGLSGEHLVIENHGHSPSPKEPLEAIHELLCTVPSDYGWAVE, encoded by the coding sequence GTGTTTCCCGGATCCGTGATCCGAAAGCTGGCGAAGAGCGAGGAAGCCTTCGCAGAGTACGAGGTGTTCACCGCCGTCACCGTGCAGCTGCGCGGCCGCGTCGACGTCGACGCACTGTCCGACGCCTTCGACGCGCTCGTGGAGGCGCATCCGGTCCTGTCCAGTCATCTCGAGCCGAACCCCGACGGGGGCTGGAATCTCGTCGGCGACGACATGATGCACGCGGGGATAACGGTTGTCGACGGCAAGTCCACCGGTGGCGAGATCCGGCTCGACCAGACCGTGTCCCTGTTGCACCTGCGGTTGAAGCTCGGTGAGGGGGCCTCCGAGCTGACGATCTATCTGCATCACAGCATCGCCGACGGCCACCACGGGGCAGGGCTTTTCGACGAGCTGTTCTCCCGGTACACCGACATCGTCGCGACCGGTGACCCCGGCCCGATCGACCCCCAGCCGGCACCGCTGTCACTCGAGGCGATGCTGGAAAAGCGTGGGGTGAAGAAGCTGGGCCTGACCGGCGTCGAGCGCTTCCTGCCGGTGATGTACGCCTACGACCTGCCCCCTTCTGTGAAGCCGACCCTGGTCGCGACTCCTGGTGCTCCCCAACCCGTTCCGGTCACCCGGGTCCGCTTCACCGAGCAGGAGACCACCGATCTCATCGAGTTCTGTCAGCAGAATCGGGTAAGTGTCAACACCGTGGTGGCCGCGGCGATCCTGATGACCGAGTGGAAGCTGCGCAAGACGCCCCACGTGCCCATTCCCTACGTCTATCCGGTGGATCTGCGGTACTTCCTCAACCCTCCGGTGGCCCCGACGGAGGCCACCAACCTCGTGGGCGTGGCGACCTACCTCGCCGAGATCGGGCCGGACACCGACATCGTCGATCTGGCGGCCGACATCGGCGCCACCTTCCGGTCCGACATCGCCGAGGGCCTGGTTCAGCAGTCCGGACTCAACTTCGGCGCCGCGTTCGAGGGCACCCCGCCCGGCTTACCGCCGCTTGTCTTCTGCACTGACGTCAGCGCGCTGCCCACCGTCCGCACTCCCGAAGGGGTCGTGCTGGAAAACTTTGAGGGACAGTTCTTTTGCTCGATCACCGTCCCGCTCGACTTCTACGGTTGCGGCCTGTCCGGGGAACACCTGGTCATCGAGAACCACGGGCACTCGCCGTCACCCAAGGAACCGCTCGAGGCGATCCACGAGCTGCTCTGCACCGTACCGTCCGACTACGGCTGGGCCGTCGAGTAG
- a CDS encoding ABC transporter permease — translation MTAGTVQYSESSLRRLIPQTLVQTRRILTRWGRDVVTVMEALILPVAFMLVLYIVLGKLIYAMTHDSALYSIVPLLALGGAVSGSAFVAIDLMREQASGLLARLWVMPVHRASGPLSRILAEAVRILVTTGVMLGVGVLLGFRFRGGALATLMWLGVPVMFGMAFAALTTMVALFASKTLVVEAVELWQLLLIFFSTGLLPLDQYPPWIQPVVAHQPVSYAITAMRGLSAGGPVLAPMIATVLWSVGIAAACAVPIAIGYKRASTH, via the coding sequence ATGACCGCGGGCACGGTGCAGTACTCGGAAAGCTCGCTGCGGCGGCTCATTCCGCAGACGCTGGTGCAGACCAGACGGATACTCACCCGCTGGGGTCGTGACGTGGTCACCGTCATGGAGGCGCTGATCCTGCCGGTCGCGTTCATGCTGGTGCTCTACATCGTGCTGGGAAAACTCATCTACGCGATGACCCACGACAGCGCGCTGTACAGCATCGTGCCGCTGCTCGCGCTCGGTGGTGCGGTCAGCGGTTCCGCTTTTGTCGCAATCGATCTGATGCGCGAGCAAGCGAGCGGGCTGCTGGCCCGATTGTGGGTGATGCCCGTGCATCGGGCGTCCGGTCCGTTGTCGCGGATCCTGGCCGAGGCCGTCCGGATTTTGGTCACCACCGGGGTGATGCTCGGGGTCGGGGTGCTGCTGGGTTTCCGCTTCCGCGGTGGCGCGCTGGCCACGTTGATGTGGCTCGGTGTCCCGGTGATGTTCGGAATGGCGTTCGCCGCGCTCACCACGATGGTCGCGCTCTTCGCGTCGAAAACGCTTGTGGTGGAGGCGGTTGAGCTGTGGCAGCTGTTGCTGATCTTCTTCTCGACCGGGCTGTTGCCGCTCGATCAATACCCGCCTTGGATTCAGCCGGTCGTCGCGCACCAGCCGGTGAGCTACGCGATCACGGCGATGCGCGGCTTGTCGGCGGGCGGTCCGGTGCTGGCGCCGATGATCGCGACGGTGCTGTGGAGCGTCGGTATCGCGGCCGCCTGCGCGGTACCCATCGCAATCGGCTACAAGCGCGCCAGCACCCACTGA